One stretch of Rosistilla oblonga DNA includes these proteins:
- a CDS encoding M24 family metallopeptidase, whose translation MQTTTLLAGIPAENASLFHRMPLSVGDPAAWIQVDDETTVIVRDIEVDRARRQLTANHFGSPGEYAPAGGLSPDRATATAQAVAEFLARKKIASIQTDRTLPFIFAWHIQQAGIEIAYNADLGVIDRRSKSDRELECLQTAQEMTQRAMELACRTIAASTANASGQLVHEGELLTSERVKAIAAQFFLEHNFAMEHGSIVATAPEVADCHHAGAGPLRTEVPIVVDLFPRDLSSRYWGDCTRTVVHGQASEEVKHMHAAVVQAKAAATAALRVGNTGDAVHQASTDVLIDRGYPLSRGTVTDHPSIQHGTGHGIGLEIHEPILLDDGGPEILPNEVLTIEPGLYGRSLGGVRVEDMVAATTDGPVVFGTLHQGLDWK comes from the coding sequence ATGCAAACCACCACGCTGTTAGCCGGAATCCCCGCCGAAAACGCCTCGCTGTTTCACCGCATGCCGTTGTCCGTCGGCGATCCCGCGGCTTGGATCCAAGTCGATGATGAGACGACGGTAATCGTGCGGGACATCGAAGTCGACCGCGCGCGGCGACAACTGACCGCCAACCACTTCGGTTCGCCCGGCGAATACGCTCCCGCCGGTGGGCTGAGTCCCGATCGCGCGACCGCTACGGCTCAAGCGGTTGCCGAGTTTCTGGCTCGCAAAAAGATCGCATCGATTCAAACCGATCGCACACTGCCGTTCATCTTCGCTTGGCACATCCAACAAGCGGGAATCGAGATCGCCTACAACGCCGACCTGGGCGTGATCGATCGCCGCAGCAAGAGCGACCGCGAACTGGAGTGTTTGCAAACGGCTCAAGAGATGACGCAGCGGGCGATGGAGTTGGCGTGCCGCACGATCGCCGCAAGCACCGCCAATGCCAGCGGCCAATTGGTGCACGAAGGGGAATTGCTGACCAGCGAACGCGTCAAAGCGATCGCCGCGCAGTTCTTTCTCGAGCACAACTTTGCCATGGAACACGGATCGATCGTCGCGACGGCTCCCGAAGTCGCCGACTGTCACCACGCCGGCGCCGGGCCGCTGAGAACCGAGGTGCCGATCGTCGTCGATCTGTTCCCGCGCGATTTGTCCAGCCGCTACTGGGGCGATTGCACGCGGACTGTTGTTCACGGGCAAGCGTCCGAAGAAGTCAAGCATATGCACGCGGCGGTGGTTCAGGCCAAAGCCGCTGCGACGGCTGCACTGCGAGTGGGAAACACCGGCGACGCGGTGCACCAAGCGTCGACCGACGTCTTGATCGACCGCGGCTATCCGCTGTCGCGCGGCACGGTCACCGACCATCCATCGATTCAACATGGCACGGGGCACGGGATCGGGCTGGAGATTCACGAACCGATTCTGTTGGATGACGGCGGCCCTGAGATCCTGCCAAATGAAGTCCTCACGATCGAGCCCGGTTTGTATGGTCGCAGCCTCGGCGGTGTCCGCGTTGAGGACATGGTTGCCGCAACCACCGACGGCCCCGTCGTCTTCGGCACGCTGCATCAAGGACTCGATTGGAAGTGA
- a CDS encoding AAA family ATPase has translation MDTPNDDAILASIRTYREALQQTRDLFISSGRQIVDHDAWMLDGGETDFVSQMDDLHSGFIMKVFAVGASSQAANLIEQRQLGRVLLTHLWGKPIMGAQLRKAVEWLLDEAENFEWHDLIQPFIVLPPLRDRWGEVMALAIRMANIVAKADGLIGTADAARLRQLQDDLDQAAAQTEAHFAGDSRTEREVVRKVGEDSQRLRKNPEPPLRQASPAPTASAQAGPTTAEPAAEPEPQLSPEERLQKSLAKLNELIGLENIKEQVSTLTNFLKMEARRVAEGLPTTEPSLHMSFVGNPGTGKTTVARIIADIFGALGVLDKGQLAETDRSGLVAEYAGQTGPKTNAKIDEALDGVLFIDEAYTLIDASGQDQYGREAIQTLLKRMEDQRDRLVVILAGYPNEMNTMIRSNPGLSSRVGTTMEFIDYTPGELSRIFGLMCGKAKYELPSETRRRVLHGLTFLYATRDRHFGNGRTARNAFERTVRRLANRLAGIQEITRELLVTIAPEDIEIPDLSDEQLDALGKLPMNVEVQCDHCQTKQPIADTCLATEVVCTECSKIFEPGWGEPVAEAAEAEEPIV, from the coding sequence ATGGACACTCCCAACGACGACGCCATCTTGGCTTCGATCCGCACCTACCGCGAAGCCTTGCAACAGACGCGCGACCTGTTCATCAGCAGCGGTCGTCAGATCGTCGACCACGACGCCTGGATGCTCGACGGTGGCGAGACCGATTTCGTCAGCCAGATGGACGACCTGCACAGCGGCTTCATCATGAAAGTCTTCGCCGTCGGTGCCTCCAGCCAAGCGGCCAACCTGATCGAACAGCGTCAACTGGGCCGCGTGCTGCTGACGCATCTGTGGGGCAAACCGATCATGGGAGCTCAGCTGCGTAAGGCGGTCGAGTGGCTGTTGGACGAAGCCGAGAACTTCGAGTGGCACGACCTGATCCAACCCTTTATCGTCCTGCCGCCGCTGCGCGATCGCTGGGGCGAAGTCATGGCGTTGGCGATCCGGATGGCGAACATCGTCGCCAAAGCGGACGGTTTGATCGGAACCGCCGACGCGGCGCGGCTGCGTCAATTACAAGACGATCTCGATCAAGCGGCGGCGCAAACCGAAGCTCATTTTGCTGGCGACAGCCGAACCGAGCGCGAGGTGGTTCGCAAAGTCGGCGAGGACTCGCAGCGGCTGCGCAAGAATCCAGAGCCTCCGCTGCGACAGGCATCGCCAGCGCCGACGGCTTCTGCGCAGGCCGGGCCCACGACGGCCGAGCCGGCTGCCGAACCGGAACCTCAGCTGTCGCCCGAGGAGCGGTTGCAGAAGTCGCTGGCGAAGCTGAACGAGTTGATCGGATTGGAGAACATCAAAGAACAGGTTTCCACGCTGACGAACTTCTTGAAGATGGAAGCACGCCGCGTCGCCGAGGGGCTGCCGACGACCGAACCGAGCCTGCACATGTCGTTTGTCGGCAATCCGGGAACCGGCAAGACGACTGTCGCCCGGATCATCGCCGACATCTTTGGAGCTCTTGGCGTATTGGATAAAGGGCAATTGGCAGAGACCGACCGCAGCGGGCTGGTCGCCGAATACGCGGGGCAGACCGGCCCGAAGACCAATGCCAAGATCGACGAAGCGCTCGACGGCGTGCTGTTTATCGACGAGGCGTACACGCTGATCGATGCCAGCGGGCAGGATCAATACGGCCGCGAAGCGATCCAAACGCTGCTGAAACGGATGGAGGATCAACGCGATCGGCTGGTCGTGATCCTAGCCGGATATCCCAACGAAATGAACACGATGATCCGGTCCAACCCCGGGCTCAGTTCGCGGGTCGGCACGACGATGGAGTTCATCGATTACACGCCGGGCGAATTGAGTCGCATCTTCGGTTTGATGTGTGGCAAGGCGAAATACGAACTGCCCAGCGAAACCCGACGCCGCGTGCTGCATGGGCTGACCTTCTTATACGCCACACGAGACCGTCACTTCGGCAACGGCCGGACCGCCCGCAACGCCTTCGAACGGACGGTCCGTCGGCTGGCAAATCGGCTGGCCGGAATCCAGGAGATCACGCGTGAACTGTTGGTCACGATCGCGCCCGAAGATATCGAGATCCCCGATCTCTCCGATGAACAGCTCGACGCCTTGGGCAAGCTGCCGATGAACGTCGAAGTGCAGTGCGATCACTGCCAGACCAAACAACCGATCGCCGACACCTGCTTGGCAACCGAAGTCGTCTGTACCGAGTGCAGCAAAATCTTTGAACCAGGCTGGGGCGAACCAGTCGCCGAAGCTGCGGAAGCTGAAGAGCCAATCGTTTAA
- a CDS encoding alpha/beta hydrolase family protein: MKRSFALMLVLLLPPVLLTAQDAKDENVSQTLTAMVASAKQTPEMRWVDQTGPVHSLLYAGEDYRGKPTEVFAFYASPTTLGEGTADAKYPAVVLIHGGGGTAFAEWVWLWAKRGYAAIAMDLGGSRPSAPTFNPETGVPIANQGYPANTRTRLENGGPNQGHVEKFDSIGGEVSDDWPFHAAASVLRAHSLIRSFDDVDAERTAVTGISWGGYTTCLAASLDDRFKAAVPVYGCGFLHEGESVQKPSIDRLGDRRDDWVAVYDPGSQLRHCRVPILFVNGTNDVHYPLDSYQKSFDVVPGTKQMRIEVKMGHSHPAGWKPQEIGRFIDSYCRGGDPLPAPATPQIDGDQVTLQYTSAVPLKAANLHYTTDSGPRSKRDWQTVPAKIDGQTITAPKPPADANTWFLSLTDTRDAMVTTAVQFED; the protein is encoded by the coding sequence ATGAAACGATCTTTCGCGTTGATGCTGGTTCTGCTGCTCCCCCCCGTTCTACTAACCGCCCAAGATGCGAAGGACGAAAACGTCTCTCAAACTCTGACGGCGATGGTCGCGTCGGCGAAGCAGACGCCCGAGATGCGGTGGGTCGACCAAACGGGCCCCGTCCACTCGCTGCTGTACGCTGGCGAAGACTATCGCGGCAAACCGACCGAGGTTTTCGCCTTCTACGCCTCGCCAACCACCCTTGGCGAAGGGACCGCCGATGCCAAGTACCCCGCCGTGGTGCTGATCCATGGTGGTGGCGGGACCGCGTTTGCCGAATGGGTTTGGTTGTGGGCCAAGCGAGGCTACGCGGCGATCGCGATGGATCTTGGCGGCAGCCGCCCCAGCGCCCCCACGTTCAATCCCGAGACGGGAGTCCCAATTGCCAATCAGGGTTACCCCGCCAACACGCGGACTCGACTGGAAAACGGCGGCCCCAACCAGGGACACGTCGAAAAGTTTGATTCGATCGGCGGCGAGGTCTCCGACGACTGGCCCTTCCACGCTGCGGCCTCGGTCTTGCGAGCTCATTCGCTGATCCGTTCGTTCGACGACGTCGATGCCGAGCGGACCGCGGTGACGGGGATCAGCTGGGGCGGGTACACGACCTGTCTGGCCGCTTCGCTGGACGACCGCTTCAAAGCGGCGGTCCCCGTCTACGGCTGCGGCTTCTTGCACGAAGGGGAATCGGTTCAGAAGCCGTCGATCGACCGCCTGGGCGATCGACGCGACGACTGGGTCGCTGTCTATGATCCGGGCAGCCAACTGCGACACTGCCGCGTGCCGATCCTGTTCGTCAACGGCACCAACGATGTCCACTATCCGCTGGACAGCTACCAAAAGAGCTTCGACGTCGTTCCAGGGACCAAGCAGATGCGGATCGAAGTCAAAATGGGACACAGCCATCCCGCCGGTTGGAAGCCTCAGGAGATCGGGCGGTTCATCGATTCGTATTGCCGCGGCGGAGATCCGTTGCCCGCCCCCGCGACTCCGCAGATCGATGGCGATCAGGTCACGCTGCAGTACACCAGCGCGGTGCCACTGAAAGCGGCCAACCTGCACTACACCACCGACAGCGGCCCGCGATCAAAACGCGACTGGCAGACGGTTCCCGCCAAGATCGATGGCCAGACGATCACCGCTCCCAAACCGCCCGCCGATGCGAACACATGGTTCCTGTCGTTAACCGACACTCGCGACGCGATGGTAACGACCGCCGTGCAGTTCGAAGATTAG
- a CDS encoding NUDIX hydrolase, with protein sequence MSDRIVFEGIRFNVHEIDVPTADGSPIKRHVARHPGAVVIAPLLDNDRVVLIQNTRATVGKTLMELPAGTREPNEAAEVTAARELIEETGYRAGKLTRALQFYASPGITDELMHLFIAEDLTEGDHAREAGEAIVNRITTWAEIDAMIDRGEFEDGKTLTGLLWVRRWLDRQNR encoded by the coding sequence GTGAGTGACCGCATCGTTTTTGAAGGTATCCGATTTAACGTCCATGAGATCGACGTGCCGACGGCTGACGGCAGCCCGATCAAGCGGCATGTCGCTCGGCATCCCGGCGCGGTGGTGATCGCGCCGCTGTTGGACAACGATCGCGTTGTGTTGATTCAAAACACGCGAGCGACCGTTGGCAAGACGTTGATGGAGTTGCCCGCCGGGACGCGCGAACCCAACGAAGCTGCCGAAGTCACAGCGGCTCGCGAGTTGATCGAAGAGACTGGCTATCGCGCCGGCAAGCTGACGCGGGCTCTCCAGTTCTACGCCTCGCCGGGGATCACCGACGAATTGATGCATCTGTTTATCGCCGAGGATCTGACCGAAGGGGATCATGCGCGGGAAGCGGGGGAAGCGATCGTGAACCGGATCACCACCTGGGCGGAGATCGACGCGATGATCGATCGCGGCGAATTCGAAGATGGCAAAACGCTGACCGGCCTGCTGTGGGTTCGCCGTTGGCTGGACCGTCAAAACCGCTAA
- a CDS encoding NTP/NDP exchange transporter, with protein MESTGDSMMGFIRQWQTQWTAMSTDQRRRAAWAFAWFFCILLAYFVIRPVRETMGIQGGTKQLPWLFLGTFTTMLIAVPIYSFVVARCQRKRLVPIVYRFFAVNLLLFWLAMHVESAQVHVWVARCFFIWTSVFSLFNTSVFWSVLADLYDSRQAKRVFGMIAVGGTLGAIVGSLLTSLLSTILGVQNLLWLPIVLLEVGVFCAGRMMRAEPPAVDVHDTDGVAESESSADAKSADDEPAPGGGIFEGITHVARSPYLAMICLFLLLGQLTGTHFYLVQAELVKEFIPERDAQTALFGKLNLFTQLLTLGLQAGVVGLVLRRMGVAAALVLLPVVCLLALIGLGLFPSIAVLAISDVVRRGVVYGVTVPSREVLFTVVDRADKYKSKSFIDTVVVRGGDAISGQAFAFVRQWHLGLAAMNALMIPVVIAWGILAIYLGRQQTRRAAAGEAD; from the coding sequence GTGGAATCAACCGGGGACAGCATGATGGGCTTCATTCGCCAATGGCAGACGCAGTGGACGGCGATGTCGACCGACCAGCGGCGGCGGGCGGCTTGGGCATTCGCTTGGTTCTTCTGCATTCTGTTGGCCTACTTTGTGATCCGCCCGGTCCGCGAGACGATGGGGATCCAAGGAGGCACGAAACAGTTGCCGTGGCTTTTCCTGGGCACTTTCACAACGATGCTGATCGCCGTGCCGATCTATTCATTTGTTGTGGCTCGCTGCCAACGCAAACGTTTGGTGCCGATCGTCTACCGTTTTTTTGCCGTCAACCTGCTGCTGTTCTGGTTGGCGATGCACGTCGAAAGCGCCCAGGTCCACGTTTGGGTCGCGCGATGTTTCTTCATCTGGACCAGCGTCTTCAGCCTGTTTAACACATCGGTCTTCTGGAGCGTGCTGGCCGATCTCTATGACAGTCGCCAAGCCAAACGCGTCTTTGGAATGATCGCTGTCGGAGGCACGTTGGGAGCGATCGTCGGTTCGCTGTTGACGTCGCTGCTGTCGACGATCCTGGGCGTGCAGAACCTGCTGTGGTTGCCGATCGTGCTGTTGGAAGTCGGCGTCTTTTGCGCTGGCCGGATGATGAGAGCCGAACCGCCCGCAGTCGACGTTCACGATACCGACGGGGTTGCTGAATCGGAGTCGTCGGCTGACGCAAAGTCTGCCGACGACGAACCGGCACCGGGCGGAGGGATCTTCGAAGGGATCACACACGTCGCCCGTTCGCCTTACCTGGCGATGATCTGTCTGTTCCTGTTGCTGGGCCAATTGACCGGCACGCATTTTTATCTGGTGCAAGCGGAACTTGTGAAAGAGTTTATCCCCGAACGCGACGCGCAGACCGCTTTGTTTGGCAAGCTGAATCTGTTCACTCAGTTGCTGACGCTGGGGTTACAAGCCGGTGTGGTCGGGCTCGTGCTGCGAAGGATGGGAGTCGCGGCGGCGCTAGTGCTGCTGCCGGTCGTCTGCTTGCTGGCGTTGATCGGACTGGGACTGTTCCCATCGATCGCCGTTCTAGCGATCAGCGACGTCGTCCGCCGCGGGGTCGTCTACGGCGTGACGGTTCCGTCGCGAGAGGTCTTGTTCACGGTGGTCGATCGCGCCGACAAATACAAATCGAAAAGCTTCATCGACACCGTCGTGGTCCGCGGCGGCGATGCGATCAGCGGCCAAGCGTTTGCCTTCGTCCGGCAGTGGCATCTTGGACTGGCCGCGATGAACGCGTTGATGATCCCCGTCGTCATCGCCTGGGGAATTCTGGCGATCTACCTGGGACGCCAACAAACCCGCCGCGCCGCGGCGGGTGAAGCCGATTGA
- the gyrA gene encoding DNA gyrase subunit A, which produces MADEENGNGSGDENENGGGPSLPIGGDSGGHGALRMVDLPIEDELRESYLTYAMSVIVSRALPDVRDGLKPSQRRILVAMNDLNLGPQSRRVKCAKISGDTSGNYHPHGESVIYPTLVRMAQEWNMRHLLIDKQGNFGSIAGLPAAAMRYTEARLSAVAAMMLDDLKLDTVDYVPTYDEARTEPTVLPGRFPNLLVNGSNGIAVGMATSIPPHNLKEICTAIIQLVENPDISIDELMDTVQGPDFPTGGIICGRGGIRRGYYTGRSTVVVRARCRIETEKKRNRIVVNEIPFQQARDRVVEKIAALVTGDRIKGIAGIRDESDLKEPVRLVIDLKRDADPDVVLNQLYQFSPLQDTFSIILLALVDGKPRELNLREILQEFVRHRVTVIRRRTQFLLARARRRKHSVEGLLLALADIDQIIQIIRASRTQPEAKIGLMGVECPASLMARALGDSGFNQFQQERGVSDTYSLTSVQADEILRMRLGQLVNLEQEKLGEEHAQLLIEISGYLEILADQQLIYDMIKEDLEEIMRRFGDNRRTEISGEELGNIDLEDLIREETMVVTISHRGYIKRVASSTYRAQRRGGKGLKGAATEEEDPIEHLFVASTHAYLLFLTTKGKVYWQKVYDLPNLSRESRGRAIVNLLQLAEDEKIAACLPVRDFNLPGHFVLMATQGGLVKKTPLENYSRPKRGGIIAIKLREGDELVKAVIIKPEDEVVLSTAKGMAIRFSESDARPMGRNTSGVKGISLGKDDHLVGLVVADPNATLLTICERGYGKRTPFGPNGDTDPTEDETSSSAKYRVQNRGGKGVRDIKTTDRNGQVIGSLRVDGDEEILMMTARGKIQRVAAEEINVIGRNTQGVRIMNLGEGDSLAAIVRVPKEEVSEEEEAAAAAPVTAADASAPASDGEAAPEAASDSEAASDDTASPDDENGAE; this is translated from the coding sequence TTGGCTGACGAAGAGAACGGAAACGGTAGCGGCGACGAAAACGAAAACGGCGGCGGTCCATCGCTCCCAATCGGAGGTGACAGCGGTGGCCACGGTGCCCTGCGAATGGTCGACCTGCCGATCGAAGATGAGTTGCGGGAGAGCTATCTGACGTACGCGATGAGCGTGATCGTCAGCCGAGCGTTGCCCGACGTTCGCGACGGTCTGAAGCCGAGCCAACGCCGGATCTTGGTCGCGATGAACGATCTGAACCTGGGCCCCCAATCGCGGCGGGTCAAGTGTGCGAAGATCTCCGGTGACACGTCGGGTAACTATCACCCGCACGGTGAAAGCGTGATCTATCCGACTCTGGTTCGGATGGCGCAAGAATGGAACATGCGGCACCTGTTGATCGACAAGCAGGGAAACTTCGGCTCGATCGCCGGTCTGCCCGCCGCGGCGATGCGGTATACCGAAGCTCGCTTGAGCGCCGTCGCAGCGATGATGCTGGACGATCTCAAGCTGGACACCGTCGATTACGTTCCGACGTACGATGAGGCTCGCACCGAACCGACGGTTTTGCCAGGCCGGTTCCCCAACCTGTTGGTCAACGGGTCCAACGGTATCGCGGTCGGCATGGCGACCAGCATCCCGCCGCACAATCTGAAAGAGATCTGCACGGCGATCATTCAGTTGGTCGAGAATCCCGATATCTCGATCGACGAATTGATGGACACCGTCCAGGGCCCCGACTTCCCGACCGGCGGAATCATCTGTGGCCGCGGTGGCATCCGACGCGGTTATTACACCGGCCGCAGTACCGTCGTGGTTCGCGCCCGCTGCCGCATCGAAACGGAAAAGAAACGCAACCGGATCGTCGTCAACGAGATCCCGTTCCAGCAGGCTCGCGACCGCGTGGTCGAAAAGATCGCAGCTCTGGTTACCGGAGACCGCATCAAGGGGATCGCGGGGATCCGCGACGAGAGCGACCTGAAAGAGCCGGTCCGATTGGTGATCGATCTCAAACGCGATGCCGATCCCGACGTTGTCCTGAATCAGCTGTATCAGTTCTCGCCGCTGCAGGACACTTTCTCGATCATCTTGTTGGCGCTAGTCGACGGCAAGCCGCGGGAATTGAACTTGCGGGAGATCCTGCAGGAGTTCGTTCGCCACCGCGTGACCGTAATCCGCCGCCGGACTCAGTTCCTGTTGGCTCGAGCGCGTCGCCGCAAGCACTCGGTCGAAGGTCTGTTGTTGGCATTGGCCGACATCGATCAGATCATCCAGATCATTCGCGCCAGCCGCACGCAGCCCGAAGCGAAGATCGGACTGATGGGCGTCGAGTGCCCTGCGTCGCTGATGGCTCGCGCTCTGGGCGACTCCGGATTCAACCAGTTCCAACAGGAGCGTGGTGTCTCCGATACGTATAGTTTGACAAGCGTTCAGGCTGACGAAATCCTGCGAATGCGGTTGGGCCAGTTGGTCAACCTGGAGCAGGAAAAGCTGGGCGAAGAGCACGCTCAATTGCTGATCGAGATCTCCGGCTACCTCGAGATCCTGGCCGATCAACAGCTGATCTACGACATGATCAAAGAGGATCTGGAAGAGATCATGCGTCGCTTTGGCGACAACCGCCGCACCGAGATCAGCGGCGAAGAGCTGGGAAATATCGACTTGGAAGACCTGATCCGCGAAGAGACGATGGTCGTCACGATCAGCCATCGCGGGTACATCAAACGCGTCGCTTCGAGCACCTACCGTGCGCAGCGTCGCGGCGGCAAGGGACTCAAGGGAGCGGCGACCGAAGAAGAGGATCCGATCGAACACTTGTTCGTCGCCAGCACGCACGCTTATCTGCTGTTCCTGACCACCAAAGGAAAGGTCTACTGGCAGAAGGTTTACGATCTGCCAAACCTCAGCCGCGAGAGCCGCGGACGCGCGATCGTCAACTTGTTGCAACTGGCTGAAGACGAAAAGATCGCCGCTTGCCTGCCGGTTCGCGACTTCAATCTGCCCGGGCACTTCGTGTTGATGGCAACGCAAGGCGGATTGGTCAAGAAGACGCCACTGGAAAACTACAGTCGGCCCAAGCGAGGCGGGATCATCGCGATCAAGTTGCGTGAAGGGGACGAATTGGTCAAAGCTGTGATCATCAAACCCGAAGACGAAGTCGTGCTGTCGACGGCTAAGGGAATGGCGATCCGGTTCTCCGAATCGGACGCTCGCCCGATGGGCCGCAACACGTCGGGCGTGAAGGGAATCAGCCTGGGCAAAGACGATCATTTGGTCGGCTTGGTCGTGGCCGATCCAAACGCCACGCTGCTGACGATCTGCGAACGCGGATACGGAAAGCGAACGCCGTTTGGCCCCAACGGAGACACCGACCCGACCGAAGACGAAACATCGTCGTCGGCGAAGTACCGCGTCCAGAACCGCGGCGGCAAAGGCGTTCGCGACATCAAGACGACCGACCGAAACGGTCAGGTGATCGGCAGCTTGCGAGTCGATGGCGACGAGGAGATCTTGATGATGACCGCGCGGGGCAAGATCCAACGCGTGGCTGCTGAAGAGATCAACGTGATCGGCCGTAACACCCAAGGGGTGCGGATCATGAACCTTGGCGAAGGCGATTCGCTGGCGGCGATCGTTCGCGTTCCGAAGGAAGAGGTTTCCGAAGAGGAAGAGGCTGCCGCGGCAGCTCCCGTCACCGCAGCTGATGCATCGGCACCGGCTAGCGATGGCGAGGCCGCTCCGGAAGCTGCGTCCGACAGCGAAGCGGCATCCGACGACACCGCGTCGCCCGATGACGAAAACGGCGCGGAGTAA
- a CDS encoding YgaP-like transmembrane domain, translated as MNNKRRGQIEFPDRLQRLVIGTLLMLLTLWGLSERFEWTRVVALMLQLELLLTGIAGWCPIYWGCRTFIPPK; from the coding sequence TTGAATAACAAGCGTCGCGGCCAGATTGAATTCCCCGATCGGTTGCAGCGTCTGGTGATCGGCACGCTGCTGATGCTGCTGACCTTGTGGGGGCTCAGCGAACGTTTCGAATGGACACGCGTGGTCGCGCTGATGCTCCAACTGGAGTTGCTGCTGACGGGAATCGCTGGCTGGTGTCCTATCTACTGGGGCTGCCGCACCTTCATCCCGCCCAAGTAA
- a CDS encoding ATPase, T2SS/T4P/T4SS family has protein sequence MAKQQEEPQLWQTVAPCEFKGIHEDSGLAQGLLISARQSPGFPVLAGQLGHAFANRATHLMLDYNAQMVNMRYQIDGMWEQLPPLPRDAGDAMLVAAKTLCRMNPADRKNAQQGKTLAIMGRDKYNVKIQSQGVPTGERVMLTLDKKDIPFKTLDDLGMRDKMQVQLKEALNDKGHMVVISAPKGGGLTTSWTIALEAADKFVSDFQAIEPKGSDEPDIINVSPNYFGPDAKNDTARDAVRALSLREPDVFVMPELYDEETIKLLHAQTKIEKQVISRIVASDAVEACARLVHKYRGAAKEIVDMLSHVTNVRLARRLCETCRQGFTPPPQLLQKLGIPQGRVAMMYQPFVPPPIEQQVDEKGNPAPLPPCPKCANRGYYGRFGIYELLTVGPKLKDALLKTSDVNKLRQVAKAEGHRNLQDEGIMAVARGTTSLEEMRRIFSSGNK, from the coding sequence ATGGCCAAGCAACAAGAAGAACCCCAACTTTGGCAGACCGTAGCACCTTGCGAATTTAAAGGGATTCACGAGGATTCGGGGCTCGCCCAGGGCTTGCTGATCTCGGCGCGTCAGTCGCCAGGTTTTCCCGTTTTGGCGGGGCAGTTGGGGCACGCGTTTGCCAACCGAGCGACCCATCTGATGCTCGATTACAACGCTCAAATGGTCAACATGCGTTATCAAATCGACGGCATGTGGGAACAATTGCCGCCGCTGCCGCGCGACGCGGGGGACGCGATGCTTGTCGCCGCGAAAACGTTGTGCCGGATGAATCCCGCCGATCGCAAGAACGCTCAGCAAGGCAAAACGCTGGCGATCATGGGGCGCGACAAATACAACGTCAAGATTCAGAGCCAGGGTGTGCCGACGGGCGAGCGGGTGATGCTGACTCTGGACAAGAAGGACATCCCCTTCAAGACGCTCGACGATCTGGGGATGCGCGACAAGATGCAGGTCCAGCTGAAAGAGGCGCTCAACGATAAGGGGCATATGGTCGTAATCAGTGCTCCCAAGGGGGGCGGTCTGACGACGTCGTGGACGATCGCATTGGAAGCTGCCGATAAATTTGTCAGCGATTTCCAGGCGATCGAGCCGAAGGGGAGCGACGAACCGGACATCATCAACGTCAGCCCGAACTACTTTGGCCCCGATGCCAAAAACGATACCGCTCGCGATGCCGTGCGGGCGCTGTCGCTGCGTGAGCCCGACGTGTTTGTGATGCCAGAGCTTTACGACGAGGAAACGATCAAGCTGCTACATGCGCAAACCAAGATCGAAAAACAGGTGATCTCGCGGATCGTGGCTAGCGATGCTGTCGAAGCTTGTGCCCGGTTGGTCCACAAATATCGTGGCGCCGCCAAGGAGATCGTCGATATGCTGTCGCATGTCACCAACGTGCGACTGGCCCGTCGATTGTGCGAAACCTGCCGCCAAGGCTTCACGCCGCCGCCGCAATTGCTGCAAAAGCTGGGAATTCCGCAGGGCCGCGTGGCGATGATGTACCAGCCGTTTGTGCCGCCGCCGATCGAACAACAGGTCGATGAGAAAGGGAATCCGGCTCCGCTGCCACCCTGCCCCAAGTGTGCAAATCGCGGCTATTACGGCCGATTTGGGATTTATGAACTGCTGACCGTCGGTCCGAAACTGAAGGATGCGCTGCTGAAAACCAGCGACGTCAACAAGCTGCGGCAGGTGGCAAAAGCCGAAGGGCATCGCAATCTGCAAGACGAGGGGATCATGGCGGTGGCTCGCGGCACGACGAGCCTCGAGGAGATGCGGCGGATCTTTAGCAGCGGCAACAAATAG